The genomic segment GGAGGCCTCAGATGATTTGCATGGCACCAGACTCGCCCGTGTGCTCACTACGGTTGATCTGGTGTCACTTGGGGTGGGCAGCTGCATGGGCACTGGCATGTATGTGGTCGCCGGGCTTGTTTCTAAGGAAATGGCAGGACCTGGAGTGATCTTGTCCTTTATCATTGCAGCTGTGGCATCCATTCTGTCCGGTGAGACTTTGTCTTTTATGAACAGTTTGCAATTATGTTTACATAGTGTCAGAAATCACTGGTGGTGCTCTGGTGTAAATAGGCATCTCATCTGCATCACAATtgcatgttatatattttttaatgtgaccTTGAGACTGCAAGATAACCCTACCTCTTTGTAATCATGGCCAGCTGTGCTGaggttttgtttgctttatttagaTCAAATTCTTCAAATTTAAGTCTAAAGTTCACAAAACCACAGCAATAATCTATGCCTTATGGGGTCTCTTAGCTCACTCTACCAGACCAAGACACGACCCACCAAGACCCATTTCTAGACCAAGATCCACAAGACTGAGAGACCTGTCAGTGCAAGAACCAGACTTTTCATCTGAATAAATTGAAATAgagtaataaaatcaaataataataataataataatactacaaaaataaataaaatgctgataTTATTGAATTCTAAACACCCAACAATCAAGTTTTCAACTTGTTtccaatatataattttttttacaacataaaaaactatattatatatatatatatatatatatatatatatatatatatatatatatatatatatatatatatatatatatatatacatacatacatacataaatacatacatgtaaaaaaagtaaataataataatatatttctagataaattacatatataaatttaCAATGACAATAATGGTGAAATTTAATTGTCAATTGCTTTTTCCTAATGAACaggaaatgaaaacataaaactatataaattgAAAAAACAATAAGCATATTAACAACAAAAATTATAGTTTCTACTAAAACGGTAAGCTTTAACTATCAATTACACATAAGAGAGATACGTGTATAAGAGATACATTTTCCTAATAAACAGAAGAAGAACATAAgactatatataaaaatgaaattagtACATTGATTGCCTAAGATAGCCTAAGATATATTAAACATGGACTCTATATCTGTAACCTAACATTAAACTGGAATTAAACTGTTTACCTAATTTtaatattgaataattaaatgaaatgaaataaaaatatagatgtgtACAAGATATGCAAGTATTCCAGCCTAAATTGCATATTCAGACAATTTAATGAATTATTCAAGCACTTCAGAGTTGGATTGCAATTTATTTAAGCCCCATCCTGATCCCTAGAGCTGAAGACCTCTgctcattctttttttaaatattaatctgaAAGCGATTTGCTTTTACTCTCCTGAGACAGATTAAATGTATCATGAGTTTCCTAACTGTGCAATGTAATTGGACGAATCATCCTACAGCATCCATCCACTGGCACACCTAGAAATGGGATCAGGAATGAGATTGTGTCACATTCTCACTCAAGCTGCCATATATTTAAAACTGTTGTGACAAACTGCCAGATAATAAGCGTTTTACCTGTTTACACGGCTTAGGTGAGTGTGATTCTGACATGGTGCCATTTACCCTGATTGATGGCGATGCCTCGCTTATGGAGATGTTTGCCGTTCATGGCTTCTTGTCAGGGAAGTATATTGTAGCCATGGGTGCTGTCGCAGGAATCACTGGCATCCTGCTGGGATCTCTGTTCCCTATGCCCAAAGACATCTATGCCATGGCCGGAGATGGTCTGCTCTTCAGGTacgtttaaaatattaaatttaaagtattttaaattttaaaagcattagtaatttttatccatttatttatttatatagtttttaattacaAACTTTTGACCTAATTGTGCAGTCttgcaaacaaacacagaataCATGGacatctttttaaataataaaatcacattttaaattgcaatcacGTTTTATATTATGTATGCAATTATGTTTTTGTGGTTACAATTTTGGTAATTGAGTTGTatgttttttgtgaaaaaaaagtttttttttttatatgtctccatgttttttttattattatttattttattagtttctataaattagtttttatttatttattattagtacttttaattaaagtaaactgaagaaaagaaatgttgacttggcaactagctaaaataaagatttttgaaatattttatttcatttaatgattattttatttcgagtagcaataatgttttttattgattttagtttCAGTGTGCACCAGGTTCCTTTCCTTTGTGAGTCCGCACACCGAGACTCCTGTGCTGTATCAGGCTCTCAGGCTGCTCTGTTGGCTCTCCTGGTGAGTCTGAGGGACCTGATCGAGATGATGTCCATCGGCACGCTGCTGGCCTACACACTGGTGTCGGTGTGTGTGCTGCTTCTGTGATATCAGCCAGATAGAGATGGCTTTACCAGTTTCCTCAccaaagaggaagaggaggaaatgATTGCAGCTAGTGAGAAGGACATGAACTCACCTGGTGGAGAAGAATACGCCAACAACCCCTGTGGAGCCAAGAACCTCCCCTCCAAAGGAGATGACACTGTTTGAAAAGTTTCTCGGGGCTACCAGTCGGTTAGTTCCGGCTACGGCATTGGAGAGATTGGCATTGAGGTGGATGATAGTTTCTTGAAACGCATATTGGGGTCCCATTATTACACTATTCAGAGGCGTTTGGGCCTGCCGAACTTAGGCGATAGGCCCACTCCTGCCACAGGACGCACTGTTCCTGTCCTACTTTTCTTCATCTTGACCTTCTTTATCTGGATTCCTTGTCATCTATGGCTTCGACCGGGTCTCAGGTGGAGCTCGCTGGGCAATGTTACCTTTTATAATGACTGTAATTGTCCTCATGGTTACTTTGGTTATTACTATTCTCCGGCAGCCTGAGAACCCTAAAAAGCTGCCTTACATGGTGCCCTGTGTGCCTTTTGTTCCCACCGCTGCCATGCTGGTGAACATTTACCTCATGCTCAAACTATCCAGCATCACCTGGGTGCGCTTTGTGGTGTGGTGCTCACCAGGTAGGGCAGATCTTCTCCTACATGCACTCCATTTTAGAGTTGTGCgattaatgaaattataaaattgcaAAGGCTGTGATATCATTATCAAAAAAGAAAGTGTGGCTTTGGTTCTACAATGAAATATTACATTAGTTAGatatacttttattataaatatattattttaataaaaaaatgtataatattaaatattttggcatttagtaataataataataataataataataataattatcattattattactaaatcctaaaatattatttagtaatttttacagcgaaatataactttttaaaataattaatttgaagatatttattttacttatatttaatttatttatatattgtattatttgcaatattatttaatatgttaattatattatttaatatcttctaaattaaaataaaataagaacgtTTACTATTGTAatgtcactgtaaaataaaatatagtattattatttttagtcatATTGATATATAACAAAATCCCATTTACACCAAGAATAATAACTACATCAGTGCCGtgttaaatgctcaagctctttcTGATTTGCTATTAGTATTTTTTTCCGTTCATCAGTTGGAAAAAATTGTTcagaaagtgattccaacgatatcttTCAtcgttattgttatagttgtggtgtggacttccATATtctcatatttaaatagaatgaTTATACAGTGCACAGCATAAATTACACCCcctctgaataataataaaagatgtaTTTTCTTAATGATCACTAATATAATTAATGGAAATATGGCAAAATTGAAACATATTAAcatatactaaataaaaacaacaaaatatgccATATTTTCTGTAAGATAAGTAAACTAGCCAATTTTGTACCATGCTAAAAAAATAAGTCACCTTGCAGTTCTCTCCCAAGTGGTTTCAAGCCAGTATTAAGTCTGAGTATGATTCAGCGGGCTATAACTCTTTCAATTGTCAGGAAATTACTTGTCTTTAAAAGCTTATGTTCAATATACTTACCTGTTGATCAAAAATAGCCTTAAaactatacactttttttcttttagtaaCTTTTAGGAGGGTATACTCACTTTTGCAACAAAATTGTATCACTTTGATGAGAAAATCTccttttgtttaataattttggcATTCTTCTTTTGCAATTGATCAAGCAGGCTTGTTAGAACATTACATCTCCAAAAAACCCTAACATGTCTTTTAAGTAAATAGTAATTGCTGATACTATTTAGGGGTGTACTCATTTATGCTGTGCACTGTAAAACTTCATCATTtatggtgtgaacaggccttaaatgATCCTACAGGTGTGCTCATCTATTTTAGCTATGGGATGTGGAACAGCTCGCTGGAACTCAGCGCTAGACAGGAAGTGGCTCACGCCAGCTCCTACCAGAGGTGTGAGACAGAGGTGGATGACAGCTTCAATATTGATGAAGACCTTCCTCCTCAGCAGGACGAACAAGAGGGACAGTACCAGGGCTGGGCGGCTGAGGAGCACAGTTATCAACACCAGAAACACTACCAGTCCCAGCAGCACCATGATGAACAGAGACCTTCCAATAGTCACAATTAACAGTCACCAATAAAGGCTTTGAGGAGCTGGTCAATGAAGAGTATTCACCTGAGTGAACAATAAACACTAAACTACTGTCGCAGTAGAGGATGGATTTGGGTGACCTTGATTTTGGCGAACAGAATATGTTCCTAGATCAATGCCACAAAACCATAATAAGTAATGAAGACAAAAGGAAAATGCGTatcattacaattttaattaaaacatactgttgataatacatagaaaaaaattaatataataacaccACTGGATTAATAGACACATTTATATTAGTAAGGatctatatatttaatgtaaataaaaaactttagAAGGTTAATTAACTTACCAACACAAACAATAAATATGAgttaagtataaataaaaatgaagtctattgataaatgtaacattttatatatatattttaaagtagggTTATTATTGAAGTCACAATGAAATGGAAACGACTTATCTTTTCTTCCGTATTATGATGCACATCCgagtaaattgttttttttttttaaattaaacatatgatacactgaaacattttttcacaataagatcattaacatgcatttataaaatattttcatttcatgctgactttaaaataagctttttttaaatgtataatatatatatatatatatattatgtattatatttaaatgatataaattaaacatatatgatttaatttatatacaaaattaGCGTGACATGACAAAttgaaattaaacaatatttttgtcaaaacacaaaaactatgactaaacaaagttcattattaaaatgaacacttttatttgaattaagaCCTCATGGGTAGTTAATGGTTAAGGTTAGTACTGTACTCATTTGATTTACAAACATGAATCCAGGAACACATTCTACCATACAAAATCAGTCGCTGATGTTGTTAATCATGTCTCCCTAattattcaaacattttttattaaaacattttttattgtatttcttagtgaatttaaaaaaggttttgttcTTGAACAAGTGCTTGGTAAATCCATTGGCACCTTGTGACTTATCTAGAGGGGTGTTtatcccagttttttttttatcaaggctTCAAAAGTGCCTTTAAATAACCCCTCCTTAATGTTATTCTACTAAAATCAAATATGTCTTTAGATTTGGAacagaatttgtatttctttCTGATATGAGCTGCTGTTTCAGTGTTGGTTTTACTTCAAACAGTAAtctttttttccattataaagatCCTAAAAGCAATGCCCTTGTCTTTTCCATATAAAAACTCAAGATACCTCTTTAAAGCAAAAACCAATGCAAGTTGTCACTACATGAGCAGAAACCCTCTGAAGATGCATTGAGCTGACTTTTCACCTTACATCATCTCCACAGCTGTGTTTGATCTAAAGTCTCAAGCTCTCCCTTGAATTTTAAGGGAGGAAATATTATGATTGGCTTCCTGTGAAAGCTCAATAGTTCTCAAAATATTTTGCGACGTTGATATCAAATTCTTTCTCTGTTGGTTTGTAGAAATGTCTTGTGGTTTCACCCTTGTTTAGGTTTGCACAAGgatatttacatttcttacttaCAGCTTTGCGCGAAAAATCATTTCGATTCAGAACACACTTATATTCACTGAGATCAAGAGTTACATGTTTGAAaagaatatacaaatatatttcaaatgacatattaaaatgtatatattttacaatcaTAAATGGTGTCTTTTTTGTGTCATCAActataacaatattatatattatatatatgtatgtatgtatgtatattgtaGGTTCATGTTTTCATTCAGGCACATTAAATTTGTGTATTATGAGATGGCGTgatgattttgaaaaaaagtaatatgcATAACAAACAAAGTAGACGGTATATGATTATGTCCACCATCTCccaaacagcacaaaaaaaaaaatgcattacaacaaTAAATCAATCACCGACCATATGAGACCAGATAAAATGAGCGGTTTTCCTGTTACAGATATTTCAAATGTCAAATTTCAAATGCTGATTTCCTAGGAGGTTGTGTGCAGGAAGCTGTGAGGAGATCTCCAGGAAAACAGTGCAAAAGACATCTGGTCATTCAACCACACAGCTTTCCTGTCCgcctatctatctatttatctgtctgtctgggtGTATACTTTCCTAAATGTTGGCATGAGCTAATAAGCTTATATTCACAACTTTTACACAAGATAAAATAAAAGTCACtggtaaaaataagaaatataggAGCAAAATGAATACTGTGTAAATACTGTAAAGTCAATGAAAAATGAATGCCTAGGGAGAAGAGAGCTGTTTCCCTTTGGATTCATTTCAACGTCTGTTCAAACAAAGCCTTTAAACGTTCAAACGTCTGAGTTTTAGCACAAAAAACAAAGAACAGTTTCCACTGAATTCTTTGTTCCCGCCGAATCTTCACATGTTTGCAGTCAAACCATGGCAGTAGAAAACAAATTCTTTGCATAGTTCATTGGCGCGTGTTCAAATCTTGAGGTAAGGCGCCTGCGGTCTCATCCAGGGTGTCTTCACTCTCACACATGTGCGCTCTTGGCGTGACTGTTTATAGGAGGGCCGGAGTTAGTAACCCCACTGTGTTTTGAGTAGTAGTAGCGGTTTTCAAGATTTTGACCTGGGTCATCACCCCTTGAGCAACATATCATCATCGAGCTGCCAAAAAAACAAAGGGCTGAACCGATCCAGCCAGCATACAGAGAGAATCCGAACGACATCAGGCCATCTTCGTGAAGCACACCAATAGGGAACCACACCGTGGACACCATCCCACACAGAGCTGAAAACAAGAGGAAGGGTGCTATAATGGCATACCATAATCATAGAGAATTAGCAAACTGACTTCCAAGCAGTCACATTAATGAAAAAATGTGATGAAGCAGAAGTCAGCTTTAAACCCTGCAGTGTCAACATGGCAAATTTGAACATGATGTGAAATTTCACCCTCACTCGAATTACAGAAATTGTAGATTCccatttaaattaatgcattctGGCCATGAAAATTCGCTgagcaatggtaaatgtgaccacaccttaaagggatagttcacccaaaaatgaaaattctgtcatcatttacaaaccctcatgtcattccaaaccattttaaaatatagtattttatgttcaacataggAAAGCAACTCAtaatggtttggaatgacatcagggtttgtaaatgatgccagaattttcatttttgggtgaactatccctttaagactgggagttttatttgtgttgtttactGAACAAACTAGCCACCTGGAAAAATGGTTCGGACAGTTGACCATGACTGGCTCTTCCCACTCTAACAGGATGTAGGAAATCTCTGGATGTTTTAATTCAGCCAAGGACATTTTCAGTCCTGTATGTTGAAAGCTTGACTTTAGAGAGGATATGAACAACTAGATGACAACATCTAGCATTTTGCTTAGAACTGCAAAATTTGAACAATTTAACAAATTGGTTTATTTTAAGTTCATGAGTAATATATCAAAGGGTCCTTTGCAGGAAATAGCACCATGACTGTTCTAGGAAAGGTACTCCAATGTTATTAGTTAAATGGGTTTTGGTAGAAAACAAGTTTACTATGATGGGATTTAATAAGTGTAGCACTTAACACTCTtaaaaaggttccaaaagggggttTTGCCTCGATGTCAAAGTAGAAGTTTTTTTAATTCCCCAAAGAAACTTTCAGTGAACGGTTCTAAAAGAACCATTTCTTAGTGtgtagaacattttaataatatgaagCATGTTTTACCAATATGCAATGTTCCATGCATGTTGAAGGTTCTTCATAAAAACCAAAGAAGATAgcctttattttttatactgttaagTGCTACTTTAAACTGTTGAATCCacatatttatttgatgtctatCAAATGTTTGTTCACAGCACATGCTTTCCAGATGCAGCAATCTTTATGTGTGCTATCTAGGAAAACTCCTTTCGTGTTTTGGAACAAAGAAAGTGAACAGATGTTGGAACaacatttgggttaaaaaatgagtgttttaattttggggtgaactatccctttaagaaatgaCCATCGAAATATCCATTTTGTCGAGATGTAAATGTCACCCTTTCCTGAGACCTAAATGACACTGGTATATTTCACCCAGTCAGCAATAACTCACATATGAACAGTATAAGGAGTCCTCCCAGGACTGCGCGTCTGTGTTTGGACTCTTCGCTCTCTTGGCTCAGTTTGACGCATGGCATCGCGAGCAGCACGAGCGCCAGAGCGGGAAGTCCGAGTAAAGAGGCGGAGACCATCAGAGCGCGCGACGTCTGGATGTAAgcttcaaacaaaaacaaaacaaaacaaaaaaataaatacatgcaacCCACCAtttgcacagaaaaaaataaactataaaagtattaaatatatgttATAACAAGGGCATGTATACTTAAATTACGTTTTATAATTCCTAATTCCTGCGGTATAGGCTAActgttcaacttaaaaaaaaggttttgtgtgtgttttttatgtcATTATTGGTTGTAAAATTTATACAATCTATTTATAGCTTACAttgcatctaatttgcatatacaTGCTTTTGTGGCAAACCATAATAAAAAAGAAGTATTATAATGGGAGTAATAAATTgccaacattttcatattttataggaATATCTATAATTTATTTCCCTACTGACTTTTTGCGTCTCCCCAAAATGTCAGATTTACATGCCCTTTGTCCTAGTGTCCTCTTCAGAAGACATAATGAGAATTATGccgtttcataaaaaaaaagtcccCATAACATTTTTCTGAGATGTTTATTTACGACAAACAATTAGAAAATAAGCCAGATTTAAATAACTACAAAACattatcatatttccataagagtGCTAAATCTGCTCATTCTGTCAATATTAGTCATATttaaagacatatttaaaaatcaaggagagggagtgtttatttgtttatgatcAAACCTCCAAACATTTGATATCTcaaaaaatctctgaatgtgCTCTAATACATGACATCCAGACTGTGGCATGTAGGGTCTCAGAAATTCACTAAAATCTTTCTATGACTGGGTCCCACTCCCACAGGGGtattatgtgatttaaaaaaggGGTTTAATTCCAT from the Carassius auratus strain Wakin chromosome 49, ASM336829v1, whole genome shotgun sequence genome contains:
- the cldn11b gene encoding claudin-11b — translated: MSHSCRLLCGFLMSCIGWSGIIIATSTNDWVLSCKYGMHTCRKMDELETKGLWTECVISTAGYHCISLNQILDIPAYIQTSRALMVSASLLGLPALALVLLAMPCVKLSQESEESKHRRAVLGGLLILFISLCGMVSTVWFPIGVLHEDGLMSFGFSLYAGWIGSALCFFGSSMMICCSRGDDPGQNLENRYYYSKHSGVTNSGPPINSHAKSAHV